From a single Cyclobacterium marinum DSM 745 genomic region:
- a CDS encoding four helix bundle protein gives MKQDEFNELFRNRTKILALQIISLLSELKYNDALGTIRKQLIRSITSTAANFRAVCRARSERERFAKLCIVVEEADETIFWIEMITEAGFISKEEMADCYKEATEILKVMASYRKRLMTR, from the coding sequence ATGAAACAGGATGAATTCAATGAATTATTCCGGAACCGCACAAAAATCTTGGCATTACAGATAATAAGCTTATTAAGTGAACTTAAGTACAATGATGCATTAGGGACAATAAGAAAGCAATTGATCAGGTCAATCACCTCTACAGCTGCCAATTTTAGAGCTGTCTGCAGAGCGCGATCCGAAAGAGAACGCTTTGCCAAACTCTGCATAGTAGTTGAAGAAGCCGATGAAACTATATTCTGGATAGAGATGATTACAGAAGCAGGATTTATTTCTAAAGAAGAGATGGCAGATTGCTATAAAGAAGCCACAGAAATCCTCAAAGTAATGGCATCATACAGAAAAAGGTTAATGACAAGATGA
- a CDS encoding sulfatase-like hydrolase/transferase, producing the protein MNSKIIKFVGAAFYLLMIVQEVYPFQNKDERPNILFILTDDQAPWAFGASGDPNAYTPNIDKLAAKGVTFQNAFTTTPVCSPSRTSIMTGRYASEYNILDFIVSPNHSKLKYDPNVNAGLDPGSITFAEMLQNAGYHTGLVGKWHLGDWASEEGRKYHPKNHGFDFFMGLAGGGASPVNPELEIEGNLQTVQGLTTDILADHAISFIKNQTEAPFLLCFNTRAPHSQWLPVAEEDWAPFEGMDPILPNPNYPDLDIEKAKKQMKEYLASTAGMDRNVGRVLGALEEKGVMDNTIVIFMSDHGYNMGHNGIKHKGNGKWITKTIPKETENINAGYRPNLFDNSLKIPAIVYWKGVAQAGRKVDQTVSVLDIYPTLLEMAGVELPSSSKQILRGRSLVSLIKGEEASDWDNDFYAEYSMVNYATSFLRSYRTPDWKLVRDFMDPSRDELYHIAIDPEENINLIHDNREEVREIVAVLHQKILDKMKEINDPLLEEVSVNKEYFR; encoded by the coding sequence ATGAATTCCAAAATTATCAAGTTTGTCGGAGCTGCGTTTTATTTATTAATGATTGTTCAGGAGGTTTATCCCTTCCAAAACAAAGATGAGCGGCCAAATATTTTGTTCATATTAACGGATGACCAAGCCCCTTGGGCTTTTGGTGCCTCAGGAGATCCTAATGCTTATACTCCCAATATTGATAAATTGGCAGCAAAAGGAGTGACTTTTCAAAATGCATTTACGACCACGCCGGTTTGTAGTCCTTCGCGGACAAGCATTATGACAGGTCGCTATGCAAGTGAATACAATATTTTGGACTTTATTGTTAGTCCTAATCATAGCAAGCTAAAATATGATCCCAATGTAAATGCCGGATTGGATCCCGGTAGCATTACTTTTGCTGAAATGTTACAAAATGCCGGGTATCATACCGGTTTGGTTGGGAAATGGCATCTTGGAGATTGGGCTTCGGAAGAAGGGAGAAAATATCACCCAAAAAATCATGGTTTTGATTTTTTTATGGGGCTAGCCGGTGGTGGTGCCAGCCCTGTAAATCCCGAGCTTGAGATTGAAGGCAATTTGCAGACTGTTCAAGGGCTAACCACTGATATTTTGGCTGACCATGCCATTTCTTTTATAAAAAATCAAACAGAAGCTCCTTTTCTATTGTGTTTTAACACAAGGGCACCTCATAGTCAATGGTTACCTGTTGCAGAAGAGGACTGGGCGCCATTTGAAGGTATGGATCCAATTCTTCCAAATCCAAACTATCCGGACTTAGATATTGAAAAAGCCAAAAAACAGATGAAAGAGTACCTTGCCAGCACCGCCGGAATGGACAGGAATGTAGGAAGGGTGTTGGGAGCGCTAGAGGAAAAAGGGGTTATGGACAATACCATTGTTATCTTTATGTCTGACCATGGTTATAATATGGGGCACAATGGCATTAAGCATAAAGGCAATGGTAAATGGATTACCAAAACAATTCCCAAAGAAACTGAAAATATCAATGCCGGATATAGACCTAATCTTTTTGATAATTCCTTAAAAATTCCGGCAATTGTTTATTGGAAAGGAGTTGCCCAAGCCGGTAGAAAGGTTGATCAGACTGTCTCTGTTTTGGATATTTACCCTACATTACTTGAGATGGCCGGTGTGGAGCTTCCGTCTTCTTCCAAGCAAATACTTAGGGGGCGAAGTCTTGTGTCTTTGATTAAAGGAGAAGAGGCTTCTGATTGGGACAATGATTTTTATGCAGAATACAGTATGGTAAACTATGCTACTTCTTTTTTAAGAAGTTACAGAACTCCGGACTGGAAGTTGGTAAGAGATTTTATGGATCCTAGCAGAGATGAATTGTATCATATTGCGATTGATCCTGAAGAAAATATCAATCTTATTCATGATAATAGGGAAGAGGTGAGGGAGATAGTTGCTGTTTTACATCAAAAAATATTGGATAAAATGAAAGAAATAAACGATCCGTTGCTGGAAGAGGTATCGGTAAATAAGGAGTATTTTAGGTGA
- the truA gene encoding tRNA pseudouridine(38-40) synthase TruA produces the protein MQTKPFKYLFRIQYLGLRYHGWQVQKGVKTIQGTLEKTFRYVLQHENFKILGSSRTDTGVSCLNGAFELFLPYIIDPNSLIGPLNDFLPADIRILEGFQSSYDFNVIQDVANKSYGYYFSFGPKPHPMYAGSVAYAGQSLDLGLMNEGAALFKGKHDFRRFCSQGKNTHDFIREITYAQIDEPSEHFTFLPEKNVKVFRVKGSGFLMHQVRRMAACLISLGKGELKLGEIEEALTSSEKTPLSSKAPANGLILEKVSFVGDKFE, from the coding sequence ATGCAGACCAAGCCTTTTAAATACTTATTTAGAATTCAATACTTAGGCCTTCGTTATCATGGGTGGCAGGTACAGAAAGGGGTTAAGACCATTCAGGGTACTTTAGAGAAAACATTCCGCTATGTACTGCAACATGAAAACTTTAAAATTCTGGGATCAAGCCGTACAGACACGGGAGTCTCTTGTTTAAATGGAGCTTTTGAATTGTTTTTGCCTTATATCATTGATCCAAACAGCTTGATAGGCCCATTAAACGATTTTCTACCGGCAGACATCAGGATTTTAGAAGGTTTTCAAAGCAGCTATGACTTCAATGTAATTCAAGATGTGGCCAACAAAAGTTATGGGTACTATTTTTCTTTTGGCCCTAAGCCACACCCCATGTATGCCGGTTCTGTAGCTTATGCCGGACAATCTTTGGATTTGGGATTAATGAATGAGGGGGCAGCACTATTTAAAGGGAAGCATGACTTTAGGAGGTTTTGCAGTCAAGGGAAAAATACACATGATTTTATACGAGAGATTACTTATGCTCAAATTGATGAACCTTCGGAGCATTTTACTTTCCTGCCCGAAAAAAACGTAAAGGTTTTTAGGGTCAAGGGCAGTGGATTTTTAATGCATCAAGTAAGAAGGATGGCCGCTTGTCTTATATCTTTAGGAAAAGGTGAACTAAAACTGGGTGAGATTGAGGAAGCACTTACCAGTTCAGAAAAAACGCCTTTAAGTTCCAAAGCGCCTGCGAACGGCCTAATTTTAGAAAAAGTATCATTTGTAGGAGACAAATTTGAATAA